A single genomic interval of Microbacterium hydrocarbonoxydans harbors:
- a CDS encoding LysR family transcriptional regulator, whose amino-acid sequence MTLRQLLYFLGAAELGSFTAVATRMLVTQPAVAEQIRQLERFLEVDLFVRLGRGVRLTSAGEEFLIHARRVVAAAEEAQNSVAGMRQLLGGTVTFGSFGAPAHYGFAELVRDFAAAHPAVRLRLKGRNSSEVADAVRAGDVEAALVVLPIDDDGVDVEPISLDEVLYVSADPTLTRSPIPISRVVASPFVLYEAQYGEHDPTRRQFAERAQAEGIRLEPHFEVEHLDTAVQLAEGGVANTYVPRAVTRSPGFPEGLSSCSFDPPMYDTFAIITRRGVRLSPATRELVRLVVRHMRAVATPIRRGTTADPEEE is encoded by the coding sequence TTGACTCTACGACAGTTGCTGTACTTCCTCGGCGCAGCCGAACTGGGCTCGTTCACCGCCGTCGCCACACGGATGCTCGTCACTCAGCCTGCCGTCGCAGAGCAGATCCGTCAGCTCGAACGATTCCTCGAGGTCGACCTCTTCGTCCGCCTCGGGCGGGGCGTCCGGCTCACCTCGGCCGGAGAGGAATTCCTCATTCACGCTCGTCGCGTGGTCGCCGCCGCAGAAGAGGCTCAGAACAGCGTCGCCGGGATGCGTCAGCTGCTGGGTGGGACGGTGACATTCGGATCCTTCGGCGCGCCGGCTCACTACGGATTCGCCGAGTTGGTTCGCGATTTCGCGGCGGCCCATCCAGCCGTACGGCTCCGCCTCAAAGGGAGAAACTCCTCCGAGGTCGCCGATGCCGTTCGCGCGGGCGATGTGGAGGCCGCCCTGGTCGTGCTTCCGATCGACGACGACGGTGTGGATGTCGAACCGATCTCGCTCGACGAGGTGCTCTACGTCAGCGCCGACCCCACCCTCACCCGATCCCCCATCCCGATCTCGCGGGTCGTCGCCTCGCCGTTCGTCCTGTACGAGGCACAGTACGGCGAGCACGACCCGACTCGACGCCAGTTCGCCGAGCGCGCCCAAGCTGAGGGCATCCGACTCGAACCGCACTTCGAGGTCGAACACCTCGACACCGCCGTGCAGCTGGCCGAGGGCGGAGTCGCGAACACCTACGTCCCGCGGGCAGTGACACGGTCGCCCGGTTTTCCGGAGGGACTGTCTAGCTGCTCCTTCGATCCACCGATGTACGACACGTTCGCCATCATCACGCGCCGTGGCGTGCGTCTGTCTCCCGCCACGCGTGAGCTCGTACGACTCGTCGTGCGGCACATGCGAGCTGTTGCCACCCCGATCCGGCGAGGGACCACCGCAGACCCTGAGGAGGAGTGA
- a CDS encoding N(4)-(beta-N-acetylglucosaminyl)-L-asparaginase — protein MSQEAVVAGSHNAEIGLPAAWEILSAGGRAVDAVEAAVRMVEDNEADHSVGYAGYPNLLGDVQLDAAIMDGANRRVGAVGALEGYRHPISVAREVMDRLPHNLLVGAGAARFAEEIGMMPEELLTDETRRIWQDGIDGRLPGKLELFRGPLAQLTALAADPEHVQGTVNVVARDKHGDLATAVSTSGWAWKYPGRVGDSPVVGAGIYADNRYGAAGCTGLGEISIRGGLVRDMISRLAAGRSLIDAGTSAIQDLLPIALEFPQSAVMNMIAITRDGEVASFTTSDELAWVHMRDGDGTPVREQSVHVDWPGVELRR, from the coding sequence ATGTCACAGGAAGCAGTGGTTGCCGGAAGCCACAACGCCGAGATCGGTCTTCCCGCCGCATGGGAGATCCTGAGCGCCGGGGGCCGGGCGGTCGACGCCGTGGAAGCGGCCGTCCGTATGGTGGAGGACAACGAGGCCGACCACTCCGTCGGATACGCCGGGTACCCCAATCTCCTCGGTGACGTGCAGCTCGATGCGGCGATCATGGACGGTGCCAATCGCCGGGTCGGCGCCGTCGGTGCGCTCGAGGGGTACCGGCACCCGATCTCTGTCGCTCGCGAGGTGATGGATCGACTGCCTCACAACCTCCTGGTCGGCGCGGGCGCTGCCCGATTCGCAGAAGAGATCGGGATGATGCCCGAGGAACTTCTCACCGACGAGACGCGCCGCATCTGGCAGGACGGCATCGACGGCCGTCTGCCCGGCAAGCTCGAGCTCTTCCGAGGCCCTCTGGCACAGCTGACTGCGCTCGCCGCCGACCCGGAGCACGTCCAGGGTACGGTGAACGTCGTCGCACGAGACAAGCACGGAGATCTCGCAACCGCGGTCAGCACGAGCGGCTGGGCGTGGAAGTATCCCGGCCGCGTCGGGGACTCGCCGGTGGTCGGCGCCGGCATCTACGCCGACAACCGTTACGGTGCGGCCGGATGCACCGGACTCGGGGAGATCTCGATTCGTGGCGGTCTGGTGCGAGACATGATCTCTCGCCTCGCAGCGGGACGATCGCTCATCGACGCGGGAACGAGCGCGATCCAGGATCTGCTGCCCATCGCTCTCGAGTTCCCTCAGTCCGCCGTCATGAACATGATCGCGATCACCCGCGATGGAGAGGTCGCCTCCTTCACGACCAGCGACGAGCTGGCCTGGGTGCACATGCGCGATGGCGATGGCACCCCTGTCCGTGAGCAGAGCGTGCACGTCGACTGGCCCGGCGTCGAGCTGCGCCGATGA
- a CDS encoding ABC transporter permease: MRALPVLGFIGRRLLALAALLFVVSFIVFSLVYLAPGSAIDVLLGDQPRTPETVALLEAKYHLDQPFLVQFWYWLQGAVHLDFGESIRSTLPVADEIFARLPVTVFLAVYAFLLELVIGLTVGVLAAYRQRSMLDRGLVSLTVVGLSTPAFVSGVVVLYIFAVALGLFPAFGAGEGFLDRLWHLTLPAVALAIVGSAFIVKNTRAAVIAVLDEDFVTFARARGMGSAHVLFRYVLRNALIPILGISAMLLSHLLVGAVFVEVTFSISGIGDLIVSAANSQDLPMIQGVTLFVAIIVMGFNLLADLAYIAVDPRVQRRVLA, translated from the coding sequence ATGAGGGCTCTGCCTGTCCTGGGCTTCATCGGCCGACGTCTGCTGGCGCTCGCCGCGCTGCTGTTCGTCGTCTCGTTCATCGTCTTCTCGCTGGTGTACCTCGCTCCGGGGTCAGCCATCGACGTGCTGCTGGGAGATCAACCCCGTACCCCCGAGACCGTCGCGCTGCTGGAGGCGAAGTACCACCTTGATCAGCCGTTCCTGGTGCAGTTCTGGTACTGGCTGCAGGGAGCGGTGCACCTCGATTTCGGAGAGTCGATCCGATCGACTCTGCCCGTGGCCGACGAGATCTTCGCCAGGCTCCCCGTCACGGTGTTCCTCGCTGTCTACGCCTTCCTGCTCGAGCTCGTGATCGGCCTGACAGTCGGTGTCCTTGCCGCCTATCGTCAGCGGTCCATGCTCGACCGCGGGCTCGTCTCGCTGACGGTGGTGGGGCTCAGCACGCCCGCCTTCGTGAGTGGCGTGGTGGTCCTGTACATCTTCGCCGTCGCTCTCGGACTGTTCCCCGCCTTCGGCGCAGGGGAGGGATTCCTGGATCGGCTGTGGCACCTGACGCTCCCGGCTGTCGCACTCGCCATCGTGGGCTCGGCGTTCATAGTGAAGAACACGCGTGCCGCCGTCATCGCCGTCCTGGACGAGGATTTCGTCACGTTCGCCCGGGCACGAGGGATGGGAAGTGCTCATGTGCTGTTTCGTTACGTGCTCCGCAACGCACTCATACCGATCCTGGGCATCAGTGCGATGCTGCTGTCGCACCTGCTCGTGGGCGCGGTGTTCGTCGAGGTCACCTTCTCGATATCCGGCATCGGCGACCTGATCGTGTCGGCTGCGAACTCGCAGGATCTGCCGATGATCCAGGGCGTGACCCTGTTCGTGGCCATCATCGTCATGGGGTTCAACCTGTTGGCGGACCTCGCGTACATCGCGGTCGATCCGCGCGTCCAGAGGAGGGTGCTCGCATGA
- a CDS encoding ABC transporter permease — protein sequence MSVSLSAAMTARIERPRRRANWIVALSWGVVAVITLLALFGNILAPIDPYAQDLATGPAGPSFAHPLGTDALGRDVLSRVIAGTSSAVVGPLVVAVGAAIIGNALGLLAGYRGGRIDSAIMRWVDLMFSLPSILVIIVFAGTFGGGYWTSVLLLTIMSAPADARIIRGATLEQAPRPYVEAARSIGVSDSRIMFTHIWPNVAPITIANLSLSFAGSLVALAGLSFLGLGVAAGTADWGLMVSESRNLLFVNPVAVLAPAVLIVAAATAVSVVGDWLHERLSTRGAGR from the coding sequence ATGAGCGTCTCGCTTTCCGCCGCCATGACCGCGCGGATCGAGCGTCCCCGCCGGCGAGCCAACTGGATTGTCGCGCTCAGCTGGGGCGTCGTCGCCGTGATCACCCTGCTCGCGCTGTTCGGAAACATCCTGGCTCCGATCGATCCGTACGCCCAGGACCTCGCCACCGGACCGGCGGGACCGTCGTTCGCGCACCCGCTGGGGACCGACGCGCTCGGACGGGACGTGCTCTCACGCGTCATCGCGGGCACGAGCAGCGCCGTCGTCGGTCCGCTCGTGGTCGCTGTGGGCGCGGCGATCATCGGGAATGCGCTCGGGCTTCTCGCCGGTTACCGGGGCGGGCGCATCGACTCGGCGATCATGCGCTGGGTCGACCTCATGTTCTCGCTCCCGAGCATCCTCGTCATCATCGTCTTCGCCGGCACATTCGGTGGAGGGTACTGGACTTCGGTGCTGTTGCTGACGATCATGTCCGCACCCGCGGACGCACGCATCATCCGAGGAGCGACGCTCGAACAGGCACCGCGACCTTACGTCGAGGCCGCTCGCTCGATCGGCGTCTCGGACTCCCGCATCATGTTCACTCACATCTGGCCGAATGTCGCGCCCATCACCATCGCGAATCTGAGTCTCTCCTTCGCCGGATCGCTGGTCGCGCTGGCGGGTCTCTCGTTCCTCGGTCTCGGCGTCGCCGCAGGGACGGCGGACTGGGGACTCATGGTGAGCGAGAGTCGGAACCTTCTTTTCGTCAATCCCGTCGCCGTCCTGGCACCCGCAGTGCTCATCGTCGCGGCGGCGACAGCCGTGAGCGTGGTGGGCGACTGGCTGCACGAGCGTCTTTCCACCCGAGGAGCAGGACGATGA
- a CDS encoding dipeptide ABC transporter ATP-binding protein translates to MNTTMGLKVSDLRIVGGPEIGDRLIVDDAELEVAPGESVAIVGESGSGKSMTVKALVGLLPRGIRAEGSAVFEGTELLSLTERGWRNVRGQRVGMIMQNPFTMLNPVFRCGRIIEESLRPDERRRMSRAERRAEVARRLAEVGIFDESVADRYPFQLSGGMRQRVAIAAALAREPDLLIADEPSTALDVTTQREILALIKRLQVTRGMGLILITHDLRIAFSMCDRVKVMYAGVVVEASSAASLEAEPLHPYTQGLLLSEPPADRRVAELVAIPGSVPAAADVAHVCPFSTRCAWVTDDCRARRPALRTVEAGRETRCVRIEEIRGEMREVRAAAESEAVAVVPRTFEAPLVRVSEARKEFRSGREPVVALDSVSIELGAGEGVGLVGESGSGKTTLGRAVAGLEPLSSGTVEIGGVDASDWARLSRRDRMRLRGTVQMIFQDAYSSLNPTRTIGSTLAEAVSIHDPSARDMTGRVRELLHSVGLDEAYAQRKPAALSGGQHQRVAIARALAVRPQLLICDEPVAALDVSVQAQVLNLFSRIRDEQGIGYLFITHDLSIVRQVVDRLYVMRRGAVVESGDVEAVLGAPRHPYTKTLMESVPRPSATWLDAALSS, encoded by the coding sequence ATGAACACGACCATGGGCCTGAAGGTCTCCGACCTGCGGATCGTCGGCGGACCGGAGATCGGCGATCGGCTGATCGTCGACGATGCGGAGCTCGAGGTCGCGCCGGGGGAATCGGTAGCGATCGTCGGAGAGTCCGGCAGCGGCAAATCGATGACCGTGAAGGCCCTCGTCGGTCTCCTTCCTCGCGGCATCCGCGCCGAGGGGTCCGCGGTCTTCGAAGGGACGGAGCTGCTGTCGCTCACCGAGCGGGGCTGGCGCAACGTCCGCGGTCAGCGCGTGGGGATGATCATGCAGAATCCGTTCACGATGCTGAACCCCGTGTTCCGCTGCGGCCGGATCATCGAGGAGTCGCTACGTCCTGACGAGCGTCGACGGATGTCGCGCGCAGAGCGGCGCGCGGAGGTCGCCCGCCGCCTCGCCGAGGTCGGGATCTTCGACGAGAGCGTCGCCGACCGATACCCGTTCCAACTGTCGGGCGGGATGCGGCAGCGAGTCGCGATCGCCGCGGCGCTCGCTCGGGAGCCCGATCTGCTGATCGCCGACGAGCCGTCCACCGCTCTCGATGTCACGACGCAGAGAGAGATCCTCGCCCTCATCAAGAGGTTGCAGGTCACGCGCGGCATGGGGCTGATCCTCATCACACACGACCTGCGTATCGCCTTCTCGATGTGCGACCGCGTGAAGGTGATGTACGCGGGGGTGGTGGTGGAGGCCTCGTCGGCCGCAAGCCTCGAAGCGGAGCCGCTGCACCCGTATACACAGGGTCTGCTGCTCTCTGAGCCGCCGGCGGATCGCCGCGTGGCGGAGCTGGTCGCCATTCCCGGCTCAGTACCGGCGGCGGCCGACGTCGCTCATGTCTGCCCGTTCTCGACGCGTTGCGCCTGGGTCACCGACGACTGCCGAGCTCGACGCCCGGCGCTCCGGACGGTAGAGGCCGGTCGAGAGACGCGCTGCGTGCGCATCGAGGAGATCCGCGGCGAGATGCGGGAGGTCCGGGCCGCTGCGGAGTCGGAGGCGGTCGCTGTCGTGCCGCGTACGTTCGAGGCTCCGCTCGTCCGAGTGTCGGAGGCGCGGAAGGAGTTCCGCAGCGGTCGCGAGCCGGTGGTCGCGCTGGATTCGGTCTCGATCGAGCTCGGCGCAGGCGAAGGTGTGGGGCTCGTGGGGGAGTCGGGTTCGGGAAAGACCACTCTCGGCCGAGCCGTCGCGGGTCTCGAACCGCTGAGCTCAGGCACGGTGGAGATCGGCGGGGTGGACGCATCCGACTGGGCCCGTCTCAGCCGTCGGGATCGCATGCGCCTGCGCGGCACCGTTCAGATGATCTTCCAGGACGCATATTCGTCGCTGAACCCCACGCGCACGATCGGTTCGACGCTCGCCGAGGCCGTCAGCATCCACGACCCGTCAGCGCGCGACATGACCGGACGCGTGCGTGAGCTGCTGCATTCGGTGGGACTGGACGAGGCCTACGCCCAACGTAAGCCGGCTGCGCTCTCCGGAGGGCAACACCAGAGGGTGGCCATCGCTCGAGCGCTCGCCGTGCGGCCGCAGCTGCTCATCTGCGATGAACCTGTGGCGGCGCTCGATGTCTCGGTCCAGGCCCAGGTGCTCAATCTGTTCTCGAGAATCCGCGACGAGCAGGGCATCGGCTACCTCTTCATCACGCACGATCTGTCGATCGTGCGCCAGGTGGTCGACCGTCTGTACGTGATGCGCCGGGGGGCCGTCGTGGAGTCCGGTGATGTCGAAGCCGTGCTCGGGGCGCCCCGGCACCCGTATACGAAGACCCTCATGGAGTCGGTGCCGCGCCCTTCGGCGACATGGCTCGACGCCGCACTCAGCTCATAG
- a CDS encoding ABC transporter substrate-binding protein: MKRTRPRFRAPLIAGLLSVALLAGGCAGTEPSAQAPAAHLRVGAVNLDVSNIDPARGMALQVNAYMQEFLMKLSPTGEVEPNLAESVEQPDDLTYVYTLRDDVTFSNGDPLTAEDVVVSLDYERDPEFPESWRYTAIADIEATDDRTVQITLNAPTASFQYVLAMNGYIFNAAHQQESGADFGKPGIGVIGTGPYVIDELDATNGVVKFGANEDYWGGEPEIDTVTLTSFADENSAALAFRTSALDLVFPTDVRSFETAAGTDVTSVPGTRQGLFVMNNTVAPWDDVHVRRAVAYAINKEDIVNVLGGTAVPDFTIIPPTQLLSIASQEEVDALMDSLPAYEFDLDKAQQELSQSAYPDGFTAELKTASLGGFPETSQAIAGQLAEIGIDLTVSVMSEAEYRSSFSQPHTDMPLWYTPFNNNTPDPGGMPRLALDSAATSVGQNNFADYVNPEVDALIKAADATTDPQERFAAYSDLLQIVAEDMPYVPLYAGHINVALSDGFEWPDFNAYSVGHTPFITQISPK; this comes from the coding sequence ATGAAGCGTACTCGACCCCGATTCCGCGCCCCGCTCATCGCGGGGCTGCTGTCGGTCGCCCTCCTCGCCGGCGGCTGCGCCGGCACCGAGCCCTCGGCGCAGGCGCCCGCCGCGCATCTGCGAGTGGGAGCAGTCAACCTCGACGTCTCCAACATCGACCCGGCGCGCGGGATGGCACTTCAGGTGAACGCCTACATGCAGGAGTTCCTCATGAAGCTCTCTCCGACGGGCGAGGTGGAGCCGAACCTCGCCGAGTCGGTGGAACAGCCCGACGACCTCACCTACGTCTACACGCTGCGCGACGATGTCACCTTCTCCAACGGCGATCCTCTGACCGCAGAAGACGTGGTCGTGTCGCTCGACTACGAGCGCGACCCCGAGTTTCCAGAATCCTGGCGCTACACGGCGATCGCCGACATCGAGGCCACGGACGACCGCACGGTGCAGATCACACTGAACGCCCCTACCGCGAGTTTCCAGTACGTACTCGCGATGAACGGCTACATCTTCAATGCCGCGCATCAGCAGGAAAGCGGCGCGGACTTCGGCAAGCCCGGCATCGGCGTCATCGGCACCGGCCCGTACGTCATCGACGAACTCGACGCCACCAACGGCGTGGTGAAGTTCGGCGCGAACGAAGACTACTGGGGTGGCGAGCCGGAGATCGACACCGTCACGTTGACGTCTTTCGCGGACGAGAACAGCGCAGCGCTCGCGTTCCGCACCTCGGCGCTCGACCTCGTCTTCCCCACCGACGTGCGATCGTTCGAGACCGCCGCGGGGACCGACGTGACGAGCGTGCCCGGAACGCGACAGGGTCTGTTCGTGATGAACAACACCGTCGCCCCCTGGGATGACGTGCATGTGCGCCGCGCGGTCGCCTACGCGATCAACAAGGAGGACATCGTCAACGTCTTGGGAGGCACGGCGGTGCCGGACTTCACCATCATCCCGCCGACCCAGCTGCTCTCGATCGCCTCGCAGGAGGAGGTCGACGCGCTCATGGACTCGCTGCCCGCGTACGAGTTCGACCTCGACAAGGCACAGCAGGAGCTCTCGCAGTCGGCGTACCCCGACGGCTTCACCGCGGAGCTCAAGACGGCGAGCCTCGGCGGCTTCCCGGAGACATCTCAGGCCATCGCCGGGCAGCTGGCGGAGATCGGCATCGATCTCACTGTCTCGGTGATGTCGGAGGCCGAGTACCGCAGCAGCTTCTCGCAGCCGCACACGGACATGCCGCTCTGGTACACGCCCTTCAACAACAACACTCCCGACCCCGGCGGCATGCCGCGGCTGGCGCTCGACAGTGCGGCCACGTCGGTCGGGCAGAACAACTTCGCCGACTACGTCAACCCTGAGGTGGATGCACTGATCAAGGCGGCCGACGCGACGACCGACCCTCAAGAGCGCTTCGCGGCGTACTCCGACCTGCTGCAGATCGTCGCCGAGGACATGCCCTACGTCCCGCTCTATGCCGGTCACATCAACGTCGCCCTGTCAGACGGGTTCGAGTGGCCGGACTTCAACGCATACTCAGTGGGCCACACGCCGTTCATCACGCAGATCTCGCCGAAGTAG
- a CDS encoding alpha/beta fold hydrolase → MSVSLPDGRAISGVRGGVTGPPVVLEAGLGNPAATWVAVQRLLALTCHTIAYDRAGHGDSTPAQAPRTLLALADDLEAVLDATVADEPVVLAGHSWGGQVVRLVAQRSPHRVRGVMLIDPTVSAVIADGQVSGVQAMYEELERRVLGGERASLLNEQRARWARGMSAEELDVATADFLTEGNVRTARREAVDLESARPLLENLEASPCPVPIRYLAGSRDAHGDADRELLIAECERIAHLTPGGRSVVIDDARHSIPQESPRRTAQEIAAFAHEL, encoded by the coding sequence ATGTCTGTCAGTCTGCCTGACGGGCGCGCGATCAGCGGCGTCCGCGGAGGTGTCACCGGACCGCCGGTGGTGCTCGAAGCCGGGCTCGGGAACCCTGCAGCGACCTGGGTAGCGGTGCAGCGTCTCCTCGCTCTGACATGCCACACGATCGCCTACGACCGCGCCGGTCACGGCGACAGCACTCCTGCACAGGCCCCTCGTACACTGCTCGCCCTGGCCGATGATCTCGAAGCCGTCCTCGACGCGACCGTCGCCGACGAGCCGGTCGTCCTCGCCGGCCACAGCTGGGGAGGACAGGTCGTGCGTCTGGTCGCGCAGCGCTCACCCCACCGCGTGCGCGGCGTCATGCTCATCGACCCCACGGTGTCGGCGGTCATCGCCGATGGACAGGTGTCAGGCGTTCAGGCGATGTATGAAGAGCTCGAACGTCGGGTACTGGGCGGGGAGCGCGCGTCTCTGCTGAACGAACAGCGAGCGAGATGGGCACGGGGAATGAGCGCGGAAGAGCTCGATGTCGCGACGGCGGACTTCCTGACCGAGGGCAACGTGCGAACGGCTCGACGCGAGGCGGTGGACCTGGAGTCCGCTCGCCCCCTTCTCGAGAATCTCGAGGCTTCACCGTGCCCCGTGCCGATCCGGTACCTCGCCGGAAGTCGCGATGCGCACGGCGATGCAGACCGCGAGCTCCTCATCGCTGAATGCGAGCGCATCGCACATCTGACGCCCGGCGGGAGATCCGTCGTGATCGATGACGCGCGTCACTCGATTCCGCAGGAGAGCCCTCGCCGAACCGCGCAGGAGATCGCCGCTTTCGCGCACGAGCTGTAG
- a CDS encoding GNAT family N-acetyltransferase gives MNTPSSGAHTPIIRGGQLHDAARIADVIRSAKADAMPWLAVPHSVAEDEQWIVDVLLPQHTVRLACDHRDPTRIIAVLATSPGWLDQLYVAPGEQNRGVGSQLVRIAQHEARGPLTLWTFQRNSRARSFYTKHGFVEVRRTPGDNEESEPDILYQWQPVSM, from the coding sequence ATGAACACCCCTTCGAGCGGCGCACATACGCCGATTATCCGAGGTGGCCAACTTCACGATGCAGCCCGCATTGCAGATGTGATCAGATCGGCCAAAGCAGATGCAATGCCCTGGTTGGCCGTCCCCCACTCGGTGGCGGAGGACGAGCAATGGATCGTCGATGTTCTGTTGCCGCAGCACACGGTGCGACTCGCTTGCGATCACCGCGACCCCACGCGAATCATCGCAGTACTCGCGACAAGTCCCGGATGGTTGGACCAGTTGTACGTCGCGCCGGGCGAGCAAAACCGAGGCGTCGGATCACAACTGGTGCGCATCGCTCAGCACGAGGCACGAGGGCCACTCACGCTGTGGACCTTTCAACGGAACAGCCGAGCACGGTCCTTCTACACAAAGCACGGCTTCGTCGAAGTACGGCGGACGCCTGGTGACAACGAGGAGAGCGAGCCGGACATCCTCTATCAGTGGCAGCCCGTCAGTATGTGA